From a single Pleurodeles waltl isolate 20211129_DDA chromosome 8, aPleWal1.hap1.20221129, whole genome shotgun sequence genomic region:
- the LOC138249529 gene encoding putative nuclease HARBI1: protein MYQLNQESFVHLLHHIAPHITTRVKTTTPIPPMTKLLTVLHMLASESFQITGAQLAGVSQPSFLVLLPKVLDASIRLTPDICFPNTQRLQQEAKKGFYQIAGFPHVLGAMDCTHVQLVPPAAKERLYRNHKHTHPINVQDIVDHCGLFTNIVAKKSATLHDACIFCHSTINERFQDGQYGNGLLIADQGYSIQPWVMTPFANPTTVEECAYNKGHRRICNVVERAFGLLKSRFRCLALTKGSLLYAPPLVKDAWTLSVYCTFTGLFTGNVEKYDT, encoded by the exons atgtaccAACTGAACCAGGAGTCctttgtacacctgctgcaccacattgcgccacacatcacaaCAAGGGTGAAAACTACCACACcgattccacccatgacaaaactgctcactgtcctccatatgctggcgtctgAATCTTTTCAGATAACGGGTGCACAACTGGCTGGtgtgtcccagccatccttcttggttctcctacctaaggtcctggatgcTAGCATACGCCTCACACCcgacatctgcttcccaaacacccagcgtCTGCAGCAGGAGGCCAAGAAAGGTTTCTATCAAAtagctgggttcccacatgtgctgggtgcaatggactgcacccatgtgcaactggtgccacctgcagcaaaagaacgcctatataggaaccacaagcacacccatccaatcaatgtgcaggacattgtggaccactgtgggctctttacCAACATCGTAGCAAAAAAGTCTGCCACCCTCCATGATGCCTGCATATTCTGCCATTCCactatcaacgagcggttccaggatgggcaatatggcaatggtctactcatag ctgatcaaggttacagcatacagccatgggtaatgactccatttgccaatcccacaacggtggaagagtGTGCCTACAACAAAGGGCACAGAAGAatatgcaatgtggtggagagggcatttgggcttctgaaatcaaggttcagATGCCTGGCCCTGACaaaaggaagcctcttgtatgctccaccactg GTAAAAGACGCCTGGACCCTGAGCGTCTATTGCACGTTCACAGGCCTTTTCACAGGCAATGTGGAAAAATATGACACATGA